The Streptomyces sp. Je 1-332 genome has a window encoding:
- a CDS encoding iron-siderophore ABC transporter substrate-binding protein, translated as MRRSLIAATAATAAALILSGCGTSEPAKASSDKKSEPITLTDAHGKTVKLDGPAKKVVGTEWNVVESMVTLGVDPVGVADVKGYKAWDSAVPLKNDPKDIGTRGEPSMDTLAGLTPDLIVTTTDMSASAVKQMKKVAPVLQVKAADGADQVGQMMDTLDVIAKATGTTAEAKKAKESYEAKVAEGRKALKEAELDGSKIAMADGYAASNQVSLRGYTSNSLLGAVNEDLGLKNAWKLKGDKDYGLATTDVEGLTALDDDAKLVYIGNKGDDSSDVFTDELADNSVWKSLPLVKDDEVHRLPDGIWMFGGPEAMEAYIDALVDSLKK; from the coding sequence ATGAGACGCTCCCTGATCGCCGCGACGGCCGCCACCGCCGCGGCCCTCATCCTGTCCGGTTGTGGCACCTCCGAGCCCGCCAAGGCCAGTTCGGACAAGAAGTCCGAGCCGATCACCCTCACCGACGCCCATGGCAAGACGGTGAAGCTCGACGGCCCGGCCAAGAAGGTCGTCGGAACCGAGTGGAACGTCGTCGAGTCCATGGTCACGCTCGGCGTCGACCCCGTCGGTGTCGCCGACGTCAAGGGCTACAAGGCGTGGGACTCGGCGGTTCCGCTGAAGAACGACCCCAAGGACATCGGCACGCGCGGTGAGCCGAGCATGGACACCCTCGCCGGTCTCACCCCGGACCTCATCGTCACCACGACCGACATGTCGGCCTCCGCGGTGAAGCAGATGAAGAAGGTCGCCCCCGTACTCCAGGTCAAGGCCGCCGACGGCGCCGACCAGGTCGGGCAGATGATGGACACCCTCGACGTCATCGCCAAGGCCACGGGCACGACCGCCGAGGCCAAGAAGGCCAAGGAGTCGTACGAGGCGAAGGTCGCCGAAGGCAGGAAGGCGCTGAAGGAGGCCGAACTCGACGGCTCGAAGATCGCCATGGCCGACGGCTACGCCGCCTCCAACCAGGTCTCCCTGCGCGGCTACACCAGCAACTCCCTGCTCGGCGCCGTCAACGAGGACCTCGGCCTCAAGAACGCGTGGAAGCTCAAGGGCGACAAGGACTACGGGCTCGCCACCACCGACGTCGAGGGCCTCACCGCGCTCGACGACGACGCGAAGCTCGTCTACATCGGCAACAAGGGCGACGACAGCTCCGACGTGTTCACCGACGAACTCGCGGACAACTCCGTCTGGAAGTCCCTGCCGCTCGTCAAGGACGACGAGGTGCACCGTCTGCCCGACGGCATCTGGATGTTCGGCGGCCCCGAGGCGATGGAGGCGTACATCGACGCCCTCGTCGACAGCCTGAAGAAGTAG
- a CDS encoding iron ABC transporter permease, translating to MAVTATPSATPERAAASPSGAVAVTAGLVLLVAVLAVVDITQGTASVGPGQVWKALTGQAEQGESSVVIASRMPRMVAGILIGVALGAAGATLQAVTRNVLAAPDTLAVNTGAYLAVTILVASGATAPLLASSGVAFVGGLAAAAVVLAVSGRGAGTVRLVLAGSALALGLNAVTEALLLLFPERTEGLYQWGQGSISQNGFDGVVQMAPVIGAALAGLLLIARRIDALALGDDAAHGLGVPVRGTRVTSVVLASMLAAATVTLAGPIAFVGLCAPALVRPLAGRFRALVRHRARIPVAGLVGAALVLGSDVLLRAVTSSQTAVAVPTGVITSVVGAVFLVVMAMRTRDGAGATAPERLRIPGRTAYVITLVLLVGVLVGVTIAAVLVGDSTFLLGDVANWVRGQSGQAITFVLDTRVPRVLAALCAGAALALSGTLVQSVTRNPLAEPGVLGVSGGAALGAILLVTSVPGAGSWSIAGAAFAGAAVSSLVVFGLAAKGGFQNSRLVLVGMGVSSGSLALISLVIVLTDRFSATKALIWLSGSTYGRSGTDILPVAAVLVAATVVAVSRRKELDLVSLDEDTPRLLGLDLARGRLGFLVVSVLLSATAVAAAGTIGFVGLVAPHAARALVGRRHVRVVPVAMLLGASLVCLADLLGRTVIAPAQLGAGLMTAVVGTPYFVYLLVRSRR from the coding sequence GTGGCCGTCACCGCAACGCCCTCAGCCACGCCCGAACGCGCGGCCGCATCCCCATCGGGCGCGGTCGCGGTGACGGCCGGTCTGGTTCTCCTGGTCGCCGTACTCGCCGTCGTCGACATCACGCAAGGCACCGCATCCGTAGGGCCCGGCCAGGTGTGGAAGGCCCTCACCGGGCAGGCCGAGCAAGGCGAATCCTCCGTCGTCATCGCCTCGCGCATGCCGCGCATGGTCGCCGGGATACTCATCGGCGTCGCGCTCGGCGCGGCAGGCGCCACCCTGCAGGCCGTCACCCGCAACGTGCTCGCCGCGCCGGACACCCTCGCCGTCAACACCGGTGCCTACCTCGCGGTGACGATCCTGGTCGCCAGCGGTGCCACGGCCCCGCTGCTCGCGTCATCGGGAGTGGCGTTCGTCGGCGGCCTCGCGGCGGCCGCCGTCGTTCTCGCGGTGTCGGGACGAGGCGCCGGAACGGTGCGCCTCGTCCTGGCCGGCAGCGCGCTCGCCCTCGGACTCAACGCCGTCACCGAGGCGCTGCTCCTGCTCTTCCCCGAACGGACCGAAGGCCTCTACCAGTGGGGCCAGGGAAGCATCAGCCAGAACGGCTTCGACGGCGTGGTCCAGATGGCGCCCGTCATCGGGGCCGCACTCGCCGGCCTCCTGCTGATCGCCCGTCGCATCGACGCCCTGGCCCTCGGTGACGACGCCGCGCACGGGCTCGGCGTCCCGGTCCGCGGGACGCGCGTCACGTCCGTCGTCCTCGCGTCGATGCTCGCCGCCGCGACGGTGACGCTCGCGGGGCCGATCGCCTTCGTGGGGCTGTGCGCCCCCGCCCTCGTGCGGCCACTCGCCGGTCGTTTCCGCGCCCTCGTACGCCACCGGGCCCGCATCCCCGTCGCGGGTCTCGTGGGCGCCGCCCTCGTACTGGGATCCGACGTGCTGCTGCGCGCCGTGACGTCCTCCCAGACCGCGGTCGCCGTGCCCACGGGCGTCATCACGAGCGTCGTCGGCGCCGTGTTCCTCGTCGTCATGGCGATGCGCACCCGCGACGGCGCCGGCGCCACCGCGCCGGAGCGGCTGCGCATCCCGGGCCGGACGGCCTACGTCATCACCCTGGTGCTCCTGGTGGGCGTGCTGGTCGGCGTCACGATCGCCGCGGTGCTCGTCGGCGACAGCACGTTCCTGCTCGGCGACGTGGCCAACTGGGTGCGGGGTCAGTCGGGCCAGGCCATCACCTTCGTCCTCGACACCCGGGTGCCACGGGTGCTCGCCGCGCTCTGCGCGGGTGCCGCGCTCGCGCTGTCCGGCACGCTCGTACAGTCCGTCACCCGCAACCCGCTGGCCGAACCCGGCGTCCTCGGGGTCTCCGGCGGAGCGGCGCTCGGCGCCATCCTCCTCGTCACCTCGGTTCCGGGCGCCGGATCGTGGAGCATCGCGGGAGCGGCGTTCGCCGGCGCCGCGGTCAGCTCCCTGGTCGTCTTCGGGCTCGCGGCGAAGGGCGGGTTCCAGAACAGCAGGCTCGTCCTCGTCGGCATGGGTGTGTCATCGGGATCCCTGGCGCTGATCAGCCTCGTCATCGTGCTCACCGACCGGTTCAGCGCGACCAAGGCGCTGATCTGGCTCTCGGGCTCCACCTACGGACGGAGCGGCACCGACATCCTGCCGGTCGCTGCCGTGCTCGTGGCCGCGACGGTCGTGGCGGTCTCCCGCCGCAAGGAACTCGACCTCGTGTCGCTCGACGAGGACACGCCTCGGCTCCTCGGGCTCGATCTGGCTCGCGGACGCCTCGGCTTTCTCGTCGTGAGCGTGCTGCTCAGCGCCACCGCGGTGGCAGCGGCCGGCACGATCGGCTTCGTGGGACTCGTGGCGCCGCACGCGGCACGCGCGCTGGTGGGCCGACGCCACGTCCGGGTCGTCCCGGTGGCGATGCTGCTCGGCGCGTCCCTCGTCTGCCTCGCCGACCTGCTGGGCCGTACCGTCATCGCCCCGGCGCAACTGGGCGCGGGACTCATGACGGCGGTCGTCGGGACGCCGTACTTCGTGTACTTGCTGGTACGCAGCCGGCGTTAG